One window from the genome of Haloarcula sp. CBA1127 encodes:
- a CDS encoding tyrosine-type recombinase/integrase produces the protein MDRLPPEYDATPGDDALETAIEKRLVDIDSGRYRTNVASVLRKFAAWSRDQHGITNPKDIDDDLCRQYARELARADDRDDISPETARRYFAYVRSFLTWAVYEGLIPTNPAKTNHAEGPLPTDETETDQQYWTTRDREAICATATARVDEAGESGDVDRTAAYRDQALVFLLAYSGARSAELVAVSDDEERNGLRWRHVNLGAGTMQVFGKNRTRESAPILDDALRPLRRWKQLREPDEDEAVFPRLDNAAKPMDPTPSITTQSARDILAKLCEWSDYEFEEPLKPHGARRGLGREIYRENPQLAQDVLRHKSIETTHEGYAQEAAKRTRDEANDIIGGE, from the coding sequence ATGGATCGGCTTCCTCCTGAGTACGACGCTACTCCCGGGGATGACGCCCTCGAAACAGCCATCGAGAAACGACTGGTCGATATCGACTCCGGACGCTACCGAACAAACGTCGCGAGCGTCCTGCGGAAGTTCGCGGCATGGAGTCGGGACCAGCATGGTATCACCAACCCCAAGGACATTGACGATGATCTCTGCCGGCAGTACGCTCGTGAGCTAGCCCGAGCCGACGACCGGGACGATATCTCGCCGGAAACAGCACGGCGGTACTTCGCCTACGTCCGCTCGTTTCTCACCTGGGCCGTCTACGAGGGCCTGATTCCGACGAACCCAGCCAAGACTAACCACGCCGAAGGCCCGCTTCCGACCGACGAGACTGAAACTGACCAACAGTACTGGACGACACGCGACCGCGAAGCCATTTGCGCGACCGCCACTGCCCGCGTCGACGAAGCCGGCGAAAGTGGTGACGTCGACCGCACGGCGGCCTACCGCGACCAGGCACTCGTCTTCTTACTCGCCTATTCCGGAGCCCGCAGCGCGGAGCTCGTCGCCGTCTCTGACGATGAAGAGCGTAACGGCCTGCGGTGGCGGCACGTCAACCTCGGTGCTGGCACGATGCAGGTGTTCGGCAAGAATCGAACCCGCGAGTCTGCGCCGATCCTCGACGATGCGCTTCGCCCTCTCCGGCGCTGGAAACAGCTTCGAGAGCCCGACGAAGACGAAGCCGTGTTCCCCAGACTCGATAACGCGGCGAAACCAATGGACCCAACACCGTCAATCACAACGCAGTCAGCCCGCGATATCCTCGCCAAGCTCTGCGAATGGTCCGACTATGAGTTCGAAGAGCCACTAAAGCCACACGGCGCTCGTCGTGGCCTCGGTCGAGAAATCTATCGCGAAAACCCACAGTTAGCCCAGGACGTACTGCGGCACAAGTCCATCGAGACAACACACGAAGGCTACGCACAGGAGGCCGCTAAACGGACTCGTGACGAAGCGAACGATATCATCGGCGGTGAGTAA
- a CDS encoding transposase produces the protein MVASRNSRRAVFRRIARQPYAEWPAYDSTPLYDRSSLASLKEDIWTVASTWFDHEDHHSVDEFVSHYPVAYVEFGPHDQYSGATQYEMAQLFRLFSLKELHGWTHETALLKYLTHHSEFREQLGIETFPDQSTLWRTWNERFTTELRETIEAAARTILIKAQNAGVAVPREPERCFPSQGDEAGNSDPDDQTILNEAASITNHISHIIFPAFSLDRGDSCEIHENAYWDLQTHLGLRERLAANEGARSFVYESTRDRTPLGHAHRNQIRDISVEQVREMYRRAVNRLLDEVAETEEFFRAGIVAIDITEANPFTGDRTGHEDEIIGTKEKTDEYAYQWATVQLVGNAVPIVLDARPVRKGESRKEIVEDLLNSAEEMVHVDNVLMDREFDSQHVLEMISQRGLSYVVPKRMQTSEKAQAKRLLQRDQDRYETDRKLHLGKNKWHETTLIYRRKEDSEHDDHRQYSVFMTNTSSAFLTEYGYRWEIESGYRSIKRFMAATTSKDFGLRFFYFAFACLLYSIWRAVDLLVQVELTGEYEHSPMVTADNTLTLLKKETGIG, from the coding sequence GTGGTTGCAAGTCGTAATTCTCGACGCGCTGTCTTTCGACGAATCGCACGGCAGCCATACGCTGAATGGCCAGCGTATGATTCAACACCACTGTACGACCGGAGTTCGCTCGCTAGTCTGAAAGAAGACATCTGGACCGTTGCGTCCACATGGTTCGACCATGAGGACCACCACTCCGTCGACGAGTTCGTGTCTCACTACCCAGTAGCGTATGTCGAGTTTGGGCCACATGACCAGTATTCTGGAGCCACCCAGTACGAGATGGCTCAACTGTTCCGGTTATTTTCACTCAAAGAACTTCACGGCTGGACCCACGAAACGGCACTCCTCAAGTACCTCACTCACCACTCTGAATTCCGTGAACAACTAGGCATAGAGACATTCCCGGACCAGTCGACGCTATGGCGTACATGGAACGAACGGTTCACAACAGAGCTTCGCGAGACAATTGAGGCAGCCGCGCGGACGATTCTAATCAAAGCCCAGAACGCGGGTGTTGCTGTTCCACGCGAACCAGAACGGTGCTTTCCATCACAGGGTGACGAAGCGGGCAACTCGGACCCAGACGATCAAACCATCCTCAACGAAGCGGCATCGATTACGAACCACATCAGCCACATCATCTTCCCAGCCTTCTCGTTAGATCGTGGTGATAGTTGTGAAATACACGAGAACGCCTATTGGGACTTACAAACGCATCTCGGACTTCGAGAACGGTTGGCTGCGAACGAAGGAGCTCGGAGTTTCGTCTACGAATCGACCCGGGATCGGACGCCGTTGGGCCACGCCCATCGTAATCAGATTCGTGATATCTCGGTTGAACAGGTTCGAGAGATGTATCGACGAGCCGTGAATCGATTACTGGATGAAGTCGCAGAGACGGAGGAGTTCTTCCGAGCTGGGATCGTCGCTATCGATATTACGGAAGCCAACCCGTTTACTGGGGATCGGACTGGTCACGAGGACGAAATTATCGGCACGAAGGAAAAGACCGACGAGTACGCCTATCAGTGGGCCACTGTGCAACTGGTCGGGAACGCTGTCCCAATCGTACTAGATGCGCGACCAGTTCGGAAGGGCGAGAGTCGGAAAGAAATCGTCGAGGATCTGCTCAACTCTGCTGAGGAGATGGTTCACGTTGATAACGTGCTGATGGACCGGGAGTTCGATAGTCAACACGTTCTGGAGATGATCAGCCAGCGTGGACTCTCCTACGTCGTCCCAAAGCGGATGCAGACCAGCGAGAAAGCCCAGGCCAAGCGATTGCTCCAACGGGATCAAGACCGATACGAGACCGACAGGAAGCTCCATCTTGGGAAGAACAAGTGGCACGAAACAACACTGATCTATCGGCGAAAGGAGGATTCTGAGCATGACGACCACCGCCAGTACTCAGTGTTCATGACGAATACTAGCAGTGCTTTTCTCACCGAGTATGGGTATCGCTGGGAGATTGAAAGTGGCTACAGGTCGATTAAGCGATTCATGGCCGCGACGACATCGAAAGACTTCGGACTCCGGTTCTTTTATTTCGCGTTTGCGTGCCTGCTGTACTCGATTTGGCGAGCGGTAGATCTGCTCGTCCAGGTCGAACTGACTGGTGAGTACGAACACTCGCCGATGGTGACGGCAGATAACACGCTAACGTTGTTGAAGAAGGAAACCGGAATCGGTTAG
- a CDS encoding HD domain-containing protein, producing MRNLGEDEEIERAIQYLVHSFESSGDNPKPVILHSTRVGMNLYNRDYDKSIVISGFLHDLLEDTDVASDEIRSEFGEDVANIVEATSFDENINDYLQQHLDIYERCFALGRSAVIVKAADILDNSDYYDLGGSEELRKNLTKKMDYFIQNSEPYIGDEDIHQELNDKLPIVKQRMNIKTDS from the coding sequence ATGAGAAATTTAGGCGAGGATGAAGAAATTGAGCGTGCTATCCAATATCTAGTGCATTCCTTCGAATCTTCGGGCGATAATCCGAAACCAGTGATACTCCACAGTACAAGAGTGGGAATGAATCTTTATAACAGAGATTACGACAAGTCCATCGTTATCTCTGGTTTTCTCCATGACCTGCTAGAGGATACAGACGTGGCTTCTGATGAGATTCGTTCGGAGTTCGGAGAGGATGTTGCAAATATCGTGGAAGCCACTAGTTTCGACGAGAATATCAACGATTATCTCCAACAACATCTCGATATTTATGAAAGATGTTTTGCATTGGGACGAAGTGCGGTGATTGTCAAAGCTGCAGATATCCTCGATAACAGTGATTACTACGATTTGGGTGGCTCGGAGGAACTACGAAAGAACCTGACCAAGAAAATGGACTATTTCATCCAAAACTCTGAACCATATATCGGAGACGAGGACATACATCAGGAACTCAATGATAAGCTCCCCATAGTTAAGCAACGAATGAATATAAAAACCGACAGCTGA